The Halichondria panicea chromosome 10, odHalPani1.1, whole genome shotgun sequence region TGCTAGTATGCCCTCCATCTCTCCGTCTAAGCAGTTCCTAAAGGATGACTGTATTGGCCGAGCTGTGGTTGCCGGGGTAACAGGGGTGGAGTCCAACTTCCTCATACAGAGCACCGAGGGTGTTGACTGCTTCACTCATCCCGACTACCCAGCTATACTTGTATTCATGGAATATCTTTGTGCCCTCGAGGtacagagggggggggttTCAAGaaagtatcataattatactgttttactgtgggtgttttaatttggcaatttgGTGGATTTTACCAAAGATAGCTTTATTAACTGCCATATTAATCCACCTGACACAACGTtattgctgtagtagccacgCCTAAGTCagttcaaatggctcattcgcCAATTTTTCCCGATTATACAAAATTCCATTTTTATGCATGGGGAGTCCctgtgtctataattattgtatgttcCTGTGATTGTCTCTGTTCCATTCTGCCAGGGTCCCATGTGGCGTCAGATACGTGGAATGGGGCTCTCTTATCACTACAGTATGTCCGCTAGCCCAGAGAGCGGTAaattgacctttgtactctaCAAGTCTTCTCAACTCGTGCGGGCATACGAAGTTGCCATGGAGATTATGGTACGTCCTACATACGTACAGTTTATGTAAACTCAAACATTACAGCACATGTTTTTCATTGGCTTAATTGTGCATTCCTGTTACTTAGTCTTTACTGCCTAATCTGCCTCTCTGCCTGTTTGTGTGTAGGGTGGTTTTGTGAGTGGCAGTACATTGTTTGAGATGGGTGAGCTAGAGGCTGCTATCAGTGGCGTCATCTATGAGACCATACAACGAGAGAAGACGGTGTCCAGCTGTGAGCAAGAGGCCACACTCAACTATATCAAGCAGTTGGAGCAATCGTACAACAAGTGAGCTAGTTCACACCAGCACACTATAGATTGTAGTGCACTAGCAACGGAGTATTTCCACACAGTAAAACCATTTTCTCAAGTATGAAGATTTTTTTAGCCTGTAACTTGTAGCTAGTAGTATTGATGGCATATGATGTATGATgtgatattattatagtagcgTAAtattctccccccccccccccctctaggAAGCTGCTCTCTCTTGTGGCCAAGGTGACGGTGGACGACTTGAAgagagtgggcggggcttacTTTACTCGGCTGTTTGACCATGCCCACACCACTACGGCTGTGTGCTGCAACCCCAGTAAGGTCACAGAGGTCAAGGAGGGACTGGAGAAGTGAGAGcagcacagtgtgtgtgttgtgtagtgCCCGAGGGCTCTTGTGGTTTAGGAAGTGTTTGTACAAAACATCAACACTAATTGTGTTGCTTACCTACCCCCTATTACCATACTGTGTTGCCATGGTATTAACCCCTTCCCCTCGTGCAGGTGCGGACTAAACGTGGAGTGCTTATCAAACCTTTCTAAACTATCAGCTATTtaactgtataataattattagcaataaTGATTTATTTGGAACTGATTTGTAATCATTTGTATGACAAGAGGGcgtaattattgcatgcattgaCAATTTACACTGTTAGTGTATAATATCCAATCATATAAAATTATTGAATTTATGTTGAATCTTGCAAGACTGCATATGATGGTTACTTGTGCAGTATAAACACTCCTTGTGGTGACACCTGTCTCCTTAGAAACCTGCTGGTTAGGGGGTAACCCGTGAACACACACTCAAAGAAATGCTTGTGCACGGCTATATTCACAGCTGGCATGTTACAGTTCAAGTGAGGAGGGGTGGTGTTAAGATAAGCGACAACTCTAGTCAATACCGTCAGCATGAGGTCCCTAGAGCCTCCAATAACACCAGCATTGTATACAGTGTTCAtctgtgtcagtgtgtgtagGCCTCGCTCCACAGAATAATCACTAAAGCAGTTAGTGAGACGTTCGTGCATCCATGGCATGGTTTCCATGCTCGGGAAGATGTCGATATCTGTTCCAATGTATAACCATTCTCCCAGTAAATGCATGAGCTTGAAAGGGTCCATTTGAAATTCAACATCTGATACATCAGTTAGGAGTACATGGCGAATGTCCGAATGGTGTTCCAGATACTTGAGGTAGGAGTAGAAACGAGCATCATTGGTACTACGTCCCTTTAGAGAGGGCACATACTCGAAGCTCACCCCGGGATGGTTCTGGGTTAGTTTGTGCTGGAACTCCGGGCCTAAACCATCATGGAATATCACTGCAGACATGTCTAGTCTCACTACACTCTTGTACCAGTCACTGATGTACGAGAAACGGTTTGGTTGCTTGTGTGTTCCCCTCTGGGCATCTACCTCGCTGGTGAAGTATGAGGTGAGGACAACGTTTCTAGTAGCCATCTCTTGAGAGGATTCGAATGCTTTAGCCCAAGACAGTGTCTTCATCACTCCTCTACCAATGGTGTGCAGTTGATTCTTGTCAATTTTCAATTTAGTCCAAGAATTAATTGTGTCTTGAGTCTGCACAAATTCTGCATCTAAATGTAGTTCGTTAATTTTTACTGTTAGAGGAATGTCTTGTGTTAAACAACTACCCAGATCAAATACTTCACAGTTAGTTCTGTGAGATCTGGCAATAGCTCTGTACAATATGTCCACCACATCATTGATATACCAACATAGCTCCAACCGACGGCTCCCtgtagtgtgtccatcactGGCTAGTGTGTGGTACCAGGACAGTGCTGCATCACTCCACGGCCCATACACACCGCCCACTCTCAGTATTGTCATGGGAACACCGTACACACTGTGATACGAAGACAGTAATAGCTCAAACGTGTCTGTCCAAGTTCTGTGGAGAGCTGGTGTCTCAGTCAAGTCTGATATTAGCATCACTTCCGTGCATGGTGATCGTTTGTGTGTCAATTCCAATAATTTGACAAATTCCTCAGCTTTGTGTGAATTCTGCCGTGAGTCACTCCCCGTGTCCAGGGTAGGCACGTACACTATTACTGTATCTTCTGATAAATGCGTCATTAGTTTTCTCTCCAGTTGTGTTTCATTAGATGGGTCGATAATTTCTATGGCTACTCCGGAAGCTGCCAACTGCTCCTTCCGATACCAGATCACCCTGTCCTCTAGTCTAGTATCACTGATACTGGCAAAGCCGTACACAGTGAGTCCGTTAGCAGTCAGGTGAGCAGCTAGTCTCGAGCCAACGAATGAGAGAGCCCCTGCGATGATGACATGACGGGGGGtctgactgtggggggtactgCACGAGGCCAGAGTGGGCTGACAGAGACGAGAGTGGGACGATGGGCCGACATTGGTTATTGATGGTTGGTTATCTTCAACCCCCAAGCCTGCAAGAAAACAAATAAATATGCTGACAATTTCACCACAATCACAATATAGAGTTTAGATAAATATAAATTCACGTTATAGCAAGTAGTTGAAACGCAGACATTATACATAGAACGTTTTACTAGCTATTGCCCAAACCATGCCACCAACTCTATCTCAGATGTGATGAAAGACCAGCCCTGATTGGTTCTGTCTGTAGAGTACTCACTGAGATGGTTGAGCTCCACCAGGACTGTGAGGCCATACAGCAAGGCCACCAGCACcagcacacacaacacacacttcCTTCTCATCCTTTAACGTACTCTAGCTCGTCTCCACGGCTGCAGGTACACCACTCCTCAGTGTACAAGCACCAGTACAGTGTAAAGGGGCCTGCCTTAGACTCCAGCAAGaatgggggtggggctcgtaGCTGTGCTGAGGCCAGTGAGGGGCTTTCCCCACAGAGAAGACTGAAGCTGAATGTATATGCACATACATTTGAAGGGGTTGACCACAGTTATACCACCACTGTGTGCCCTCTAGGCTCATGAGGTAAAGGAACTAGCTACAGTACCAGAGATACTGGATAGATGGCCACTAGAGACAGATCATCTCGGAACAGGTAAAATCTAACATCCCatattttaataataataaaagtCCAATTTCTTAACTCTATAGATCCAGAGACGGAGGGCCAAGTGATTCCCACGACCGCaagagaccacacccaccatcctCCCCTGAGAGACGCAAGTTCCATCGGCACCACTCCCCCACGAGAAAGTACTCTCGTAGGTCCGGTCACTCCCGTGGCCATGAGGGCGACCAATCAGATCGCAGACGCAGGACGTTAACTCCGCCCACTTTGCTGTCAGTGGATGAGGTTGTTCCAAGTTTTGGGTCGGCCTCATATACTGGTAGTCATGGCAACTCGGACAACTGGAAGATGGGAGATCTTGTTATATGTTCGCTGAATGAATTGTACTACACCCAAAAGACTGTGGAAGGAgttagtgtgagtgtgtgtgcgtgtgtgagtgtgtgcgggtgtgagtgtgtgcgggtgtgtgtgtgtgagtgtgtgtgtgtgtgtgtgtgtggtgtgtgtgtgtgtgtgtgtgtgtgtgtgtgtgtgtgtgtgtgtgtgtgtgtgtgtgtgtgtgtgtgtgtgtgtgtgtggtgtgtatgtggtgatGATCTATAGCTCTCTGTGTGTTATCCATACAGATCCTTGGCCCCACCCACCAGCTAGACGAGCTCCACAAGACGTTCCGAATGTCCCTCCTCAcgccctcacaccctcacaccacccccacacccaccattGAAGCAACCTCTAATGATAACCCCACCATTACTGAAGCTGAGGTACACCAAGAGAAAGACTGTGATGGAGCCAGTCTTCTTACAGAGGAGAGTGAGGTACACCAAGAGAAGGACTGTGATGGAGCCGGTCTTCCCACAGAGGAGAGAATAGTGGATCCCAATATACCATACAATACAGTTAATGAGGTGAGTACATAACAATTATACTGAGAATATTATGCTTCATTTGTTCTCAGACCCCCTCAGTGCCTGTGTGTCCCATCTCCACTGGACCATGGTACACCTATTCCATGAGTGTATCACCTGACACTAACTTCAAGGTAAAGTAAGATGGCTTTATATCTCCCTCTAATGTACACAGCAGGTTAGTCAGTATAATGGATAACAGCATATAACAGACAAACTAAACAGCGGCTATGTCATGATATGTGATAGTTGTACTTATCCTCTAGACTGGACTGACCACCATCACATCTGATACTGGACGGCTGTATAAGTTCCGAGGATTCCTGCTgctcacccacacaccactGCCCTCAGTAAGCATTGCTATGGCAGCTAGCTGTACAAACTGCACAAACTTGTATTCCTGGTGGTATCCAGGGCCTACCAGTGTGTCGGTTCCAACGCTACTCTGGTATTCACCAGCTGGAGCTCTCCCCCCTCACAACACAAATCGTGAGTACAACCTTTCACTCAATGCCCATAGATATTCCACTATACTTGCATTCTAAACTATGGATTTCCGaaagtaccgttgatccaatgccGAAATTTTTATtatattctgaaagcttagaaagagatctttcaaatgatgtgttttaatccaaaatttcgtcggggccataatttgtcatttttcggcctcggaccatgggctattattcatggtatcgccaaattggcaaatacttttatctctcaaatatgaactttgatgacaccatttgaaaggtctccttctaagctttcagaaaatcagaaaatcattgaaattggatccacggaattcaagttatggcagctgaaagaatccCCGAACATTGGAAGGGGGTTGTAGTTACTTGAACATTGGAAGGGGGTTGTAGTTAGTTGAACATCCATAACTTTAGTCTACGCTGCTCTGTACACTATTCTACACACTAGAGGACAATTAGTCTAACATTTCTACTTCTTGCTTTTTTTAAGTGAGGTGAAAACAGTTGCACAGCAGATAAGTATAGTCATGCTGTTAGTTGAAGAGTGTATCCATCACAGGTGTTCACAATGGAGGACGTGTTGTTGTTCAACGAGTACTTGTTAATGAGGCTACTGGAACTGTACGACCTGGTCAGAGGTAACTCAGTGTAGTGGGGCATTGCTTGTCTGTGTCATCTCCACCATTTCAGAGCTGAGGCCATTGTTGGGTGAGGGAGGATTTCTGCCTCTCTTTATCAGTGACTCTGGAGGTACATAGCAACTAACCACTCCCTCTGCCTGTATGATATACACACGTTTGAAACCATTCCCCTCCTCCTATTCTTCCGTAGTCTCTCAGGAGGTGCTCTCAATGGCGGAGGTGTTGAAGTTTCTCCTGGATTCGTATCAACCCCTTAGTGTTAAAGGTCAAAGTTTGAAAGGTCAACTGATTACTGACTTTAACAGGAGGCCACATTGTTTCCGTGCCGACGATACTCATCACATCAAATCAGGCGAGGGGAAATTCAAGGTAAAGATTTAATAGTTACACTGTGTCATGTAGCTAGTGATACGTTCACTGAAGGTTCTTTCTAAACAACAGGCAATTCATATTCTGTTCCCCTGTTGCTAGGTTGGTCACCAGTGTCGTCAATGCTCCAGAACCAAGGGCCACAAACACCAGAGGTGAGCCAGCGACTATGTGTActatgtgtactgtgtgtgtgtgtactgtgtgtgtgtgggtgtgtgtacatgtgtgtgtgtaatatgtgtactgtgtgggtgtgtgtgtgtgtactgcagTGTTAAGAAGATCAAGACGCAGTACTACCATCTACTGAGCAAGAAGAACAGAGGGTGAGTGTAAGTTCATTGCAGTTCTCTCGGTGGTGGTTTGCCTAGTTTAATAGCCTCCTCCCCCTCTTGGAGcaggtgtgcgtgtgtgtgggtgtgggtgtgggtgtgtgtacactgtgacTGTATCTGTGTTACCTTATGTGCAGGAGGTTGACTAGAACTGAGCACTTTAACTTTGTTGAGCTTCGACAACAAATGGAGAGCCATGAAGCAGATACTGGGGGAACGAGGGGACAGCAGGAGGTGCTCTGGTTGCCTAGCGATGGGTTCAACAGCACAGGACTGTACACGGACATCGTACAAGTAGGTTGTCGATAATTAATATTCAATTATTATCTCTCttaatagctataatttatggcAATATGCCTACACTGTTCAATTATGTAGTGTTActtccacacccacacacaccaccacccacacacccacacccacacacacagcacgtGCTCCTCCTCTCCACACTGGGTCATCACCTCGTGTTTCATCGCTCCCTGGCCACTCTCCAGAAATCCCTCGGCTACACATTCACAGACCACACCCTCCTCCACCGTGCCCTTACACACCCGTCCACCACCACCCTAACTCATCAGCCAGCGGAGGATAATATTAAAACTGTCTTATCTAATTGTGGGCTACTTCAACCCGTGTACGTGGGCGGAGCAGGTCCCACTGTGGCCAAGGGGTTAAAAGGACTCATGAATTCGTTAGAAGGTGGAGAtaaaggggtgtggcttgagCATTACGAGCAGTTGGAGTTCCTAGGAGATGCAGTACTCGAGTATATCACAAGGTACGTTATATCCTGCCCTCATGGtaaccgtatagcgggaagtATAATTGTTCACGAATTGACAATTTTTGTGATTTTTGAGGATAGCTAGCAGCGTTTTTAGTGGACCCTTGTATATTAAACATGCATTTTCGTGGAAATGTTGGCTCTCGactatattatacagtatgtcattgtgtgtgtgctacccttaccccccacatacacacacgaaACATCACCCCCccctacatgtgtgtgtgctactcttaccccccacatacacacacgcaacaTCACCCCCCCCTACAgtatgtcattgtgtgtgtgctactcttaccccccacatacacacacgcaacaTCACACCCCCCCTACAGTATGAGATTGTACCACATGGCTCCACCCTACTCAGTCGGTCAGCTAAACCACGAGAGACAACTGTTGATTAAGAATACTCGGCTCTGGCAGTTGGCCTCGAGGCTAGGTCTAACAGACTATATGCTCGTCAACAGGAAGGTGGAGGGTTGCCAGGAGCATGCTGGGGCTAACTGCCTGGAGGCATTACTAGGAGCAGTCTACCTTGATAGTGGAGATGTGGAACAAGTGGACCAACTGTTTGCAAGACTAGCATTCCCTGAgcaggtgggtgtgtggtgtggtgtgtggtgtgggcgtgtgtgtgtggtttgtgtGCGACTATGCATGGTATTATGTAGGAGGGTTTTGAGCGATGGACAAAGCAGAGCAAGCATCCACTAAAGGAGGAACATCCCGACGGAGACAGACATCTTGTCCAGCAAAGTGAAGAGCTgcaggtttgtgtgtgtgtgttgccaGCTTTGATGGTCCATACCATTAAATACAAATGTTAAAATTGAATCACcaaaactctagttacagaccCAACTCTAAATACAGGGGACCCCAGTGTTAAAtatagcatctttgaacggtaactttagttctgttggtccaataatgttgactttctgaaagcttatagATTTCAGGTGATGTGTTCAAAGTGTATTTTGGGGCTTTTTCCGAAAAtgaagagctccttctaagctttcagaaagtTACATTCTTTTTATAGAGTATTGTGGggttggaggagaagctgagGTTAGAGTTCACTCACGTCCGACTCCTGGCCCGAGCATTCACTCATTCCTCTCATCCAgacaatgacatcatcaggTAACCTCCCTCTACAGTGCTCGCTAGCtctatgtacagtgtatggacatgtacagtgtatggaCATGCTCCATACGTAACAGTACGTATATTAACGCTACGTCCATAATAACTGCTTTATCCATCATTTTACTTTTATCGATCACGCAGGGGTAACTACCAGAGGCTGGAGTTCCTTGGTGATGCCATTCTTCAGTTCCTCGTATCCAAGCACGTCTACCATCACTTCCCTAGTCACCACGAAGGCCACCTCACTGTACGTGCAGCATGCAGTCAAACTATATACCGTACAATAATACAGTCGATGCAATTTACTATATAAGCGTCAAAATAAGCAAAGAATAATTTAATTGTAGACATTGCGAATTGCTCTGGTTCATAACAAGCATCTGGCAAGTCTGTGCAAAGATCTTGGCTTTGATCAATACATCATCACTAGCAAGACAGAGGTGAGAATAATGACCGCCATTGCTGGAGCTAGGGAGAATGAGCTCCCCCCCTCACAGAAACTTGACCTGAGTGTGAAGCTACAGGCGGACGTGGTGGAGTCATTCCTGGCTGCCCTCACGTTAGACAAGGGACTGTCTGAAACTGAGAAATTCTTGGAGGAATATTTATTTCCGAAACTACtggtgtgtataattatatatagctccGTTAGTTGTGGGGCATGTGGATTGAATGCACCAATCATGTGTACACCAGCAGATCTGTTAGTCACcctcacatgcatgtagttgtGATTGCAGCTCACTCGGAAGTTTGGGCcgaataattatcataaaaaatagcgggtaattttcgtgggataaaaaaattcgttcaactcgaaaaacggtggttttcgtgagcaaaaatttcgtttagtctcgtggctgcactgcattcctatgttccggtaagccacacctacgttaaaatttcgtggaggtcagcttgcccacgaaaataacgaatattttaccccacgaaaattacccgctatacggtaatttacTAAAAAATAGAGGTAATACCTATAGATTGAGTGTAGTGAAGTGTGGTTACTTATGTAAGCAGTCAAGCAGTTTTTGGTACGTCAGGAGTGTatcatacactcctggtacAGTGTATTTACTATTTTCCTATAGTGACTGCAAAGGGCACTACGCCTAAGCTAAGTGGAGGAGGGACCAAATATTAACAGTTTTGCACTCTGTATTTATCGCTAGTGGTTGTGGTTGTATGTTGTTTGCAGGAGACTGTGCGTGGCTCTCAAATGGTGGATGCTAACACTAGACTGCACCAGGCGACCACCTACACATGCAAGCAACAGGGAGTATCGTTAGAGCTGCCTATATACAAGTGAGATGAGAGCATCTCTttgcattttgagtgattttgtgtgtgttgctTTATTTCAGAGTTTTGGCTCCTGGTGGAACTGCTTCAAATCCTGAATTCACTGGTAATCTGTTAATTAAATTGTTGATTTATTGACAATTTCCTTGTGACAGTTTCCGTGTTTTTTGAGAAGAAGAAGATTGGTACCGGGACTGCGGGgaggtgtgtgggcgtgtgggtgtgtgggtgtatgtgtgtgtgtgtgttacgtGACCCCCATTGCTTGCAGTATCAGAGAGGCTAGGAGAAGAGCTGCTGAGGAAGGTCTCAGAAGCAGTGAGTTGTTTGTATGAAGCCAGAACCTATCTGTATATGAAGCTATGGCAACAATCTTGCAGCCAGTTTAATAACTAACTAATGAAGCCATGAAGGCTGTGAACGCCAATTTAATTGGAAGCTTGTGATAAATGATAAATTTAGTGTCCTGGAAGCTTGGATGGCAGGCCACAGACAAGTATGTGCATGACACACTTGATCTTTCTTGCATGTGCAGGTTTCGTGAGGATTCCTCCATCTCTCAAAGTACTCATGGAAGATTCCCACAAAACAGAACAATGAGCTAGCAATTTACCACAGCACTGCCAAGAATTTACTTTGGCTTCACTAATAACGTGTGGGTTGGGGTTTTGTTTGCACTTACAATTTAATATTACTGTACagtttatgcatgtacacgtagtgAACAAGCTATGTGGTTTAATAGTAGCATGAGCAGCAGTCAGTAGTGATGGTGATGGTGGCAGCACAGGGAAAGCAAAGAAGGCGCTACCTATCCTCCTCGCCATCCCTACCAAGACACGGGGGCGGTGGACGGTTGCTACTGAGGCTACTAAAGCTAGGAGCTATTTGCCTGTTTCTGCAAGTATCGTGTGCAACTGCAGCTGTACTGCTGCCGTACAGTGGCGACGGCTCGGGGGATGATGATACTTTACAACCTGATGACGGGAGCGGCGACTTTGTGGGCTCTGGAGAATATGCATTCACTACAGAAACACCTTCTGCACAAACTGATGGAGAAGGTAGCTAGCTTGGGTGCATGTGcagtgtatctgtgtgtgtgtaagagGTGCAATAAACCTGGGTTAGAaagaaaaattattactactgGAGAAAGCATTTTGGCACGCGGAGGGCGGGGCTGGGCGCTCTCTGCGCATGCGAAGTAGTGTCCTTTGTTCTATGTGAACAATGCGCCGGCCTCTAGTGGCTAGGCTATGGTTGTTTTAGGAACACCTGATGGTAACCACACTCTTTCCTTTTGCAGGTTCTACTCCACAAACTCCCACGAACAAACCGAAGCTGGTCTTCAAAGCTATAAACCTACTGGAGGACTTCAGTATAGGAACTGCACCCACATTCACAATAGTCTCCTTAGAGAAATACGTTAATGAAATTTTAAGCAACTCTACTGCAGCTAGAGCCACTCTTCTTCCACCGACCTTCATGCTGACTCTCGCCTTCCGACCAGACAACAATACGGCTCTCAAACTAGTATCATCCATGTCCGTACTGCATAATGACGATAATCCTTTATTAGCGCCTGATATTGTAACAAATTCTTCACAGCCAATTCAAAACCCAACTGACGAATTTGCTGCTCTCCTTCTAAGTACAGCTGCCACATATCTCCATAGAGATAGATTCTACACTTTGTGGGAGGATGTGAGTAGCTCTGCACGGCATTCTCTCGTGTTCATGGTTACCAATGGCAGCATTAGCACTTGTTTAGATGGTGATTTCAGACCTGCTAATCCCGGTGTCGTTTTGTGGGAGGAGTTCAGTTTAGGGCAATCGAATGAGCAACAAATGGTACAATTCTCCAGCTATCTGCATTCAATGAATTCTCTGGTAaatggtgtgggcgtgtgtgtggtgtgtggtgtgtgagagtgtgatTGTATGGTGAGATTAATAATTGTTATTCTACTTCAGGGTATTCTTTGTGGCGCCAGTGTTCTTCCTCTCCATGGCAACGACCAACCTGATGCAAGCATGTGTTATTCACAACCCCACCACCAATGTCAAGAGGTGAGAGAGTGGTGTGGGTAGAACAATCATCTATtaatatattaattatgttaCATAATAATCATCTGCAGGTTCCTGAAAGTGTTAAAACTGCCAACCCCTACACTAAAAGTGGTGACCCTGGTTACAATCCCTACACCTCCTATGATCCTTACAAAGTGAGCACTGAGAAGATCAACACTTGACTGTCATTACCTCGTTACCACCTTACACTCATTATCACTCCATTGTATGctaacccagaggaggtacacaGGAGTACCTCAACAGTaaagtcattgttgcatgtgtccgacctcctctgatactacccctcacacactacCCCTCGTGCACTACCCCTCGTGTACTACCCCTCACACATTACCCCTCGTGCACTACCCCTCGTGCACTACCCCTCGTGTACTACCCCTCGTGTACTACCCCTCACACATTACCCCTCGTGCACTACCCCTCGTGCACTACCCCTCGTGTACTACCCCTCACACATTACCCCTCGTGCACTACCCCTCGTGTACTAACCCTCGTGTACTACCCCTCGTGCACTACCCCTCATGCACTACCCCTCGTGCACTACCCCTCGTGTactacccctcacacactacccctcatgcacacacacagccctgGCCAGACTTAC contains the following coding sequences:
- the LOC135342600 gene encoding ribonuclease 3-like isoform X2, encoding MATRDRSSRNRSRDGGPSDSHDRKRPHPPSSPERRKFHRHHSPTRKYSRRSGHSRGHEGDQSDRRRRTLTPPTLLSVDEVVPSFGSASYTGSHGNSDNWKMGDLVICSLNELYYTQKTVEGVSILGPTHQLDELHKTFRMSLLTPSHPHTTPTPTIEATSNDNPTITEAEVHQEKDCDGAGLPTEERIVDPNIPYNTVNETPSVPVCPISTGPWYTYSMSVSPDTNFKTGLTTITSDTGRLYKFRGFLLLTHTPLPSGLPVCRFQRYSGIHQLELSPLTTQIVFTMEDVLLFNEYLLMRLLELYDLVRELRPLLGEGGFLPLFISDSGVSQEVLSMAEVLKFLLDSYQPLSVKGQSLKGQLITDFNRRPHCFRADDTHHIKSGEGKFKVGHQCRQCSRTKGHKHQSVKKIKTQYYHLLSKKNRGRLTRTEHFNFVELRQQMESHEADTGGTRGQQEVLWLPSDGFNSTGLYTDIVQHVLLLSTLGHHLVFHRSLATLQKSLGYTFTDHTLLHRALTHPSTTTLTHQPAEDNIKTVLSNCGLLQPVYVGGAGPTVAKGLKGLMNSLEGGDKGVWLEHYEQLEFLGDAVLEYITSMRLYHMAPPYSVGQLNHERQLLIKNTRLWQLASRLGLTDYMLVNRKVEGCQEHAGANCLEALLGAVYLDSGDVEQVDQLFARLAFPEQEGFERWTKQSKHPLKEEHPDGDRHLVQQSEELQSIVGLEEKLRLEFTHVRLLARAFTHSSHPDNDIIRGNYQRLEFLGDAILQFLVSKHVYHHFPSHHEGHLTTLRIALVHNKHLASLCKDLGFDQYIITSKTEKLDLSVKLQADVVESFLAALTLDKGLSETEKFLEEYLFPKLLETVRGSQMVDANTRLHQATTYTCKQQGVSLELPIYKVLAPGGTASNPEFTVSVFFEKKKIGTGTAGSIREARRRAAEEGLRSSFVRIPPSLKVLMEDSHKTEQ
- the LOC135342600 gene encoding ribonuclease 3-like isoform X1, which produces MATRDRSSRNRSRDGGPSDSHDRKRPHPPSSPERRKFHRHHSPTRKYSRRSGHSRGHEGDQSDRRRRTLTPPTLLSVDEVVPSFGSASYTGSHGNSDNWKMGDLVICSLNELYYTQKTVEGVSILGPTHQLDELHKTFRMSLLTPSHPHTTPTPTIEATSNDNPTITEAEVHQEKDCDGASLLTEESEVHQEKDCDGAGLPTEERIVDPNIPYNTVNETPSVPVCPISTGPWYTYSMSVSPDTNFKTGLTTITSDTGRLYKFRGFLLLTHTPLPSGLPVCRFQRYSGIHQLELSPLTTQIVFTMEDVLLFNEYLLMRLLELYDLVRELRPLLGEGGFLPLFISDSGVSQEVLSMAEVLKFLLDSYQPLSVKGQSLKGQLITDFNRRPHCFRADDTHHIKSGEGKFKVGHQCRQCSRTKGHKHQSVKKIKTQYYHLLSKKNRGRLTRTEHFNFVELRQQMESHEADTGGTRGQQEVLWLPSDGFNSTGLYTDIVQHVLLLSTLGHHLVFHRSLATLQKSLGYTFTDHTLLHRALTHPSTTTLTHQPAEDNIKTVLSNCGLLQPVYVGGAGPTVAKGLKGLMNSLEGGDKGVWLEHYEQLEFLGDAVLEYITSMRLYHMAPPYSVGQLNHERQLLIKNTRLWQLASRLGLTDYMLVNRKVEGCQEHAGANCLEALLGAVYLDSGDVEQVDQLFARLAFPEQEGFERWTKQSKHPLKEEHPDGDRHLVQQSEELQSIVGLEEKLRLEFTHVRLLARAFTHSSHPDNDIIRGNYQRLEFLGDAILQFLVSKHVYHHFPSHHEGHLTTLRIALVHNKHLASLCKDLGFDQYIITSKTEKLDLSVKLQADVVESFLAALTLDKGLSETEKFLEEYLFPKLLETVRGSQMVDANTRLHQATTYTCKQQGVSLELPIYKVLAPGGTASNPEFTVSVFFEKKKIGTGTAGSIREARRRAAEEGLRSSFVRIPPSLKVLMEDSHKTEQ
- the LOC135342600 gene encoding ribonuclease 3-like isoform X3 — its product is MATRDRSSRNRSRDGGPSDSHDRKRPHPPSSPERRKFHRHHSPTRKYSRRSGHSRGHEGDQSDRRRRTLTPPTLLSVDEVVPSFGSASYTGSHGNSDNWKMGDLVICSLNELYYTQKTVEGVSILGPTHQLDELHKTFRMSLLTPSHPHTTPTPTIEATSNDNPTITEAEVHQEKDCDGASLLTEESEVHQEKDCDGAGLPTEERIVDPNIPYNTVNETPSVPVCPISTGPWYTYSMSVSPDTNFKTGLTTITSDTGRLYKFRGFLLLTHTPLPSGLPVCRFQRYSGIHQLELSPLTTQIVFTMEDVLLFNEYLLMRLLELYDLVRELRPLLGEGGFLPLFISDSGVSQEVLSMAEVLKFLLDSYQPLSVKGQSLKGQLITDFNRRPHCFRADDTHHIKSGEGKFKVGHQCRQCSRTKGHKHQRRLTRTEHFNFVELRQQMESHEADTGGTRGQQEVLWLPSDGFNSTGLYTDIVQHVLLLSTLGHHLVFHRSLATLQKSLGYTFTDHTLLHRALTHPSTTTLTHQPAEDNIKTVLSNCGLLQPVYVGGAGPTVAKGLKGLMNSLEGGDKGVWLEHYEQLEFLGDAVLEYITSMRLYHMAPPYSVGQLNHERQLLIKNTRLWQLASRLGLTDYMLVNRKVEGCQEHAGANCLEALLGAVYLDSGDVEQVDQLFARLAFPEQEGFERWTKQSKHPLKEEHPDGDRHLVQQSEELQSIVGLEEKLRLEFTHVRLLARAFTHSSHPDNDIIRGNYQRLEFLGDAILQFLVSKHVYHHFPSHHEGHLTTLRIALVHNKHLASLCKDLGFDQYIITSKTEKLDLSVKLQADVVESFLAALTLDKGLSETEKFLEEYLFPKLLETVRGSQMVDANTRLHQATTYTCKQQGVSLELPIYKVLAPGGTASNPEFTVSVFFEKKKIGTGTAGSIREARRRAAEEGLRSSFVRIPPSLKVLMEDSHKTEQ